From Pagrus major chromosome 2, Pma_NU_1.0, one genomic window encodes:
- the rhoub gene encoding ras homolog family member Ub: MTPPVTMDYGRTMAPPVPPHNPVPARPGQAQERLLKCILLGDGAVGKTSLVVSYTTNGYPTKYVPTAFDDFSAVVQVDGSPVRLQLCDTAGQDEFDKLRHFCYSRTDALLLCFSVVSPASFQNVWEKWVPEIRRRCPLTPILLVGTQCDLRQDVKVLIELARRRERPVLEEDARALSEKIGAVTYIECSALTQKNLKEVFDAAIAVGLRHSDRRVRRERKVRSTADKMKMLSKSWWKKYVCVQ, encoded by the exons ATGACACCTCCAGTCACCATGGATTACGGACGGACCATGGCCCCTCCGGTGCCCCCACACAATCCCGTACCCGCCCGGCCAGGGCAGGCGCAGGAGCGGCTGCTGAAGTGCATCCTGCTCGGAGACGGAGCGGTGGGCAAAACCAGCCTGGTGGTCAGCTACACAACGAACGGCTACCCAACTAAATATGTTCCCACTGCGTTTGATGACTTCTCAG CTGTGGTTCAGGTGGATGGAAGCCCGGTCAGACTACAGTTGTGTGACACTGCAGGACAG GATGAGTTTGACAAACTCCGCCACTTCTGCTACAGCCGCACCGACGCCTTGCTGCTCTGCTTCAGCGTGGTCAGCCCGGCCTCCTTTCAAAACGTCTGGGAAAAGTGGGTCCCAGAAATCCGCCGCCGCTGCCCTCTCACGCCCATCCTCCTGGTGGGCACGCAGTGCGACCTGCGGCAGGACGTCAAAGTACTGATCGAGCTGGCGAGGCGGCGGGAGAGGCCCGTGCTGGAGGAAGACGCCAGGGCGCTGTCGGAAAAAATTGGGGCGGTGACGTACATCGAGTGCTCGGCGCTGACACAAAAGAATCTGAAGGAGGTGTTTGACGCAGCCATCGCCGTGGGTCTGCGTCACTCTGACAGGAGAGTGAGGCGGGAGAGGAAGGTCCGCAGCACAGCTGATAAGATGAAGATGCTCTCCAAGTCCTGGTGGAAGAAGTATGTGTGCGTCCAgtag